The Panicum virgatum strain AP13 chromosome 5K, P.virgatum_v5, whole genome shotgun sequence genome has a window encoding:
- the LOC120708642 gene encoding transcription initiation factor TFIID subunit 12b-like: MADPPPVAASASPAQPDQLAAGASVSTPQNSNPNPLLSPQIPPSPTVSDLSAHISSPQQLDPAAAAASGGGGSMDYPPRPPQLQAPSPTQAGAGAGGFGQIHRSGSTSRISTASQLPQYAAMAARMYGAQMSFSGGGGLVGQQQQQQLAGRSPMLGQGQLGMLQGQGNAAHYGIQSQMMAQARQKGMVQGTQLNNANTAQALQGMQPMGVMGTMGMNQMRPNGTIPYGAQQRFAHAQMRPQASQQAALSPQKVAGQGLSRTASITALNSQLPGSSQNGQMVAMSMPQQQQQQQQQWLKQMQSSMGSPVSPQFQHQQRLMLMQQLQQKTGLSQQQLAQVQQQHPHLSAQQLIQQQHFLQQFQQQQPLQSPRVSASGSQKSANLTGSQPGTPLSGGTMTGGSASQGAEGTSQLLGKRKIQDLVAQVDPLGKVDPEVEDLLLEIADDFIDSVTAFACSLAKHRKSSVVEAKDVLLHLEQNWHLSVPGFSREDKNLQRNSVKPSVDPQQPESDATGIRGTGNKLMANNSVANHQIRPPIAEPSAVPTAGPLSKAPRF; the protein is encoded by the exons atgGCGGATCCGCCGCCCGTGGcggcctccgcgtcgccggcgcagcccgaccagctcgccgccggagcCTCCGTCTCCACGCCGCAGAACTCCAACCCTAACCCCCTCCTCTCCCCGCAAATCCCCCCGTCCCCGACCGTCTCCGACCTCTCCGCGCACATCTCCTCCCCGCAGCAGCTCgacccggcggccgcggccgcctcggGCGGAGGGGGATCCATGGACtacccgccgcggccgccgcagctGCAGGCCCCCTCGCCCACGCAGGCGGGGGCCGGAGCCGGGGGGTTCGGCCAGATCCACCGCTCGGGGTCGACCTCCCGCATCTCCACCGCCAGCCAGCTTCCGCAGTACgccgccatggcggctaggATGTACGGCGCTCAGATGAGCttctcgggcggcggcgggctggtgggccagcagcaacagcagcagttggCGGGGCGTTCGCCCATGCTTGGGCAGGGCCAGCTTGGGATGCTGCAAGGCCAGGGGAACGCGGCACATTATGGGATTCAGTCACAGATGATGGCGCAG GCAAGGCAAAAGGGCATGGTACAAGGTACTCAATTGAATAATGCTAATACAGCTCAAGCGCTGCAAGGGATGCAGCCCATGGGAGTCATGGGTACTATGGGGATGAACCAGATGAGACCAAATGGAACTATCCCCTATGGTGCTCAACAACGGTTTGCCCATGCACAAATGAGACCTCAGGCATCCCAACAAGCTGCACTATCTCCGCAG AAAGTAGCCGGTCAAGGCTTGTCGAGAACAGCGTCAATTACAGCATTAAATTCACAACTGCCTGGATCATCGCAAAATGGACAGATGGTGGCAATGTCtatgcctcagcaacagcaacagcaacagcagcagtggtTGAAGCAAATGCAATCATCCATGGGCTCACCAGTTTCTCCACAATTTCAGCACCAACAGAGACTCATGTTAATGCAGCAACTTCAGCAGAAGACGGGATTGAGTCAACAGCAACTTGCACAAGTCCAACAACAGCATCCGCATCTCAGTGCCCAACAACTGATTCAGCAGCAACATTTTCTCCAGCagtttcagcagcagcagccactacAATCTCCAAGGGTTTCAGCATCTGGTTCGCAGAAGTCTGCGAACCTTACGGGTTCACAGCCGGGTACACCTTTGTCTGGTGGAACTATGACTGGTGGAAGTGCAAGTCAGGGAGCTGAAGGAACTAGCCAACTTCTTGGGAAAAGGAAGATACAAGATCTGGTTGCACAG GTAGATCCCCTAGGCAAGGTTGACCCTGAGGTGGAAGATTTACTTTTAGAAATTGCCGATGACTTCATTGACTCG GTGACTGCATTTGCGTGCAGCTTGGCAAAGCATAGGAAATCATCCGTTGTGGAAGCGAAGGATGTGTTGCTGCACTTAG AACAAAACTGGCATTTGTCTGTTCCTGGATTCTCAAGGGAGGATAAGAATCTTCAAAGAAACTCT GTAAAGCCTTCGGTAGATCCGCAACAACCAGAAAGTGATGCTACCGGTATTAGAGGCACAGGCAATAAACTTATGGCTAATAACTCGGTTGCCAACCATCAAATAAGACCTCCCATTGCAGAGCCTTCAGCAGTGCCAACAGCGGGGCCCCTGTCGAAAGCCCCCCGCTTCTAA